A region of Salinibacter sp. 10B DNA encodes the following proteins:
- a CDS encoding response regulator — protein MDRDEPIHILLAEDDPDDRLLTRRAVVESRVATTFAAVENGEELMRYLRREDEYGAPDPAPRPNLILLDLNMPRMDGREALREIKSDEELRRIPVVVLTTSEAEQDVLQSYDLGVNAFVTKPVMFDALAGAMRSLGEFWFNLAKLPPEHDADE, from the coding sequence ATGGACCGCGACGAACCGATTCACATTCTGCTGGCCGAGGACGATCCGGACGACCGATTGTTGACGCGCCGGGCAGTGGTGGAGAGCCGCGTCGCCACGACGTTTGCGGCGGTGGAGAATGGAGAAGAGCTCATGCGGTACCTACGCCGAGAGGACGAATATGGGGCCCCCGATCCGGCACCGCGCCCCAATCTCATTCTGCTCGACCTCAACATGCCCCGAATGGATGGGCGAGAAGCCCTTCGCGAAATTAAGTCCGACGAGGAACTCCGGCGCATCCCGGTCGTGGTGCTCACGACCTCCGAGGCCGAGCAGGACGTACTCCAAAGCTATGATTTGGGGGTGAATGCCTTCGTCACGAAACCTGTGATGTTCGACGCTCTTGCCGGGGCGATGCGCTCCCTCGGCGAGTTCTGGTTCAACCTCGCCAAGCTCCCTCCCGAGCATGACGCAGACGAATGA
- a CDS encoding hybrid sensor histidine kinase/response regulator, whose translation MTTAPTQLDILIIEDDEGDYLITKALLDRAQTIEHTLDWASTYEDGRDAILTDQYDACLVDYRLGAKSGLDLLEEVNEHGGVRAPIIFLTGQGDLEVDLHAMEAGAADYLSKDNIDAPLLERSIRYAVERKEAEQRIREQAQLLDKARDAILAHNMDGDIVYWNKGAERLTGWSREEVLGERAHTCLYDPDEEDKLRRCHETMMEEGEWTGELHMRTKEGDELVVESRWTLVRDSNGAPDQVLVINTDITERKRLESQFLRSQRMESIGRLVGGIAHDLGNLLMPITLGVKVLRRRLQQTDDKIDQVLTMIQKSAERGGNMVEQVLAFARGVEGERVALQLGSIVEEIEGITDETFPESITVRTALSDDLPQVVGDATQIQQVLMNLCVNARDAMPDGGTLSIEAQAVELTEEEAERTIDAEPGSYVCVRVEDTGEGMPEDVMDKIFEPFFSTKEEGEGTGLGLSTAYSIVQSHDGFIDVDSEKGHGTTFWVYLPVSEDADERRAIPETGDGVAAGRGERVLVVDDEEFILETTREALLDAGYRVVTASGAEDALQTVGEDEVDVVVTDLRMPNMDGFDLIRTLRAQYPNLPIIAASGVADGRTDEALNAGAQAFLAKPFTAEKLQAALHEALHAPDEAPAQ comes from the coding sequence ATGACTACGGCTCCCACTCAACTCGACATTTTAATCATTGAGGATGATGAGGGCGACTACCTCATCACCAAGGCCCTGCTCGATCGTGCGCAGACCATTGAGCACACGCTCGATTGGGCGTCGACCTATGAGGACGGGCGGGACGCCATCCTCACAGATCAGTACGACGCCTGTCTGGTGGACTACCGGCTCGGCGCGAAAAGCGGACTTGATCTGCTCGAGGAGGTGAATGAGCACGGAGGCGTACGGGCGCCCATCATCTTTCTGACCGGTCAGGGGGATCTGGAGGTCGATCTGCACGCGATGGAGGCCGGTGCGGCGGATTATCTGTCGAAAGACAACATTGATGCCCCGTTGCTGGAGCGGTCCATTCGTTATGCGGTAGAGCGCAAGGAGGCCGAGCAGCGCATCCGCGAGCAGGCCCAGCTGTTGGACAAGGCCCGCGATGCCATCCTGGCCCACAATATGGATGGGGACATCGTGTACTGGAATAAGGGGGCCGAGCGCCTGACCGGGTGGTCAAGGGAGGAGGTGCTGGGGGAGCGAGCGCATACGTGTTTGTATGACCCCGACGAAGAAGACAAGCTGCGGCGTTGCCACGAGACGATGATGGAGGAGGGGGAGTGGACCGGCGAGCTCCACATGCGCACGAAGGAGGGCGATGAACTGGTTGTAGAAAGCCGATGGACACTCGTCCGGGACTCGAATGGCGCCCCCGATCAGGTGCTCGTCATCAACACCGACATTACGGAGCGCAAACGGCTGGAGTCGCAATTCCTGCGGTCGCAGCGTATGGAGAGCATTGGGCGGCTGGTGGGAGGGATCGCGCACGATCTCGGCAATCTCCTGATGCCCATCACGTTGGGCGTAAAGGTACTGCGCCGCCGCCTCCAGCAGACGGACGACAAGATCGACCAGGTGCTCACCATGATTCAGAAGAGCGCCGAGCGTGGGGGCAACATGGTGGAGCAAGTGTTGGCGTTTGCGAGAGGCGTAGAGGGAGAGCGGGTGGCCCTGCAGCTCGGCAGCATCGTCGAAGAGATTGAGGGCATCACGGACGAAACCTTTCCGGAGTCGATCACGGTGCGTACCGCCTTGTCCGACGATCTGCCGCAGGTTGTTGGGGATGCCACTCAGATTCAGCAGGTGCTCATGAACCTGTGCGTGAATGCCCGCGACGCGATGCCCGACGGCGGGACGCTTTCCATCGAGGCGCAGGCGGTTGAGCTTACGGAGGAAGAGGCAGAGCGGACCATCGACGCCGAGCCCGGCTCGTACGTGTGCGTGCGGGTAGAAGACACCGGGGAGGGAATGCCCGAAGACGTAATGGACAAGATCTTTGAGCCGTTCTTTTCGACAAAAGAAGAAGGAGAGGGCACGGGCCTCGGCCTCTCTACGGCCTACAGTATCGTACAGAGCCACGATGGCTTCATCGATGTGGACAGCGAGAAGGGACACGGCACCACGTTCTGGGTCTACCTGCCTGTGAGTGAGGATGCCGACGAACGTCGCGCAATTCCGGAAACCGGGGATGGGGTCGCTGCCGGAAGAGGGGAACGGGTATTGGTGGTCGACGACGAAGAGTTCATTCTCGAGACCACGCGAGAAGCGCTTCTGGACGCCGGGTACCGGGTTGTTACGGCGTCGGGGGCCGAAGACGCACTGCAAACGGTAGGCGAGGACGAGGTTGATGTGGTTGTCACCGACCTGCGCATGCCGAACATGGATGGCTTCGATCTCATCCGCACCCTCCGCGCCCAGTACCCCAATCTGCCCATCATTGCGGCGAGCGGGGTCGCGGATGGTCGTACCGACGAAGCCCTTAACGCTGGCGCGCAGGCCTTTCTTGCCAAGCCGTTTACCGCCGAGAAGCTGCAGGCAGCCCTTCACGAGGCGCTGCATGCTCCGGATGAAGCCCCGGCGCAGTAG